The genomic window GTTTGTTGTGGCTACGGTTACTGCAGCAACCGCCAGAGCAGCCTTGGCGCTACGGAGGAGCCAGGGGCTACCGCTCAGCCGTAGTTGAAGCTGATCCTGGAGTGCGGAGGAACCAGGGGCTACCCCTCAGCGGTACCTGGGACTGATCCCGGAGTGCGGAGGAGCCAGGGGCTACCCCTCAGCGGTACCTGGGACTGATCGTGGAGTGCGGAGGAGCCAGGGGTTACCCCTCAGCGGTACCTGGGACTGATCGTGGAGTGCGGAGGAACCAGGGGCTACCCCTCAGCCATACTCGGGGCTAATCCTGGAGTATGGAGGAGCCAGGGGCTACCCCTCAGCCGTACCTGGGACCGATCCCGCAGTTGCCACACAGGGTTGTGGCAGCACTGACTGAAGGTATGAGAACAGATTCTCATCCTTACGGTTTTCCATGGGAATTGGTGATACATGCAGCTGTTGTTGGATTTTTTGCTATTCTCCTTTTTCTGTGGCGAACTTTTAGATCGGTTAGGAGTCGGCTTTatgtgagaagagagaaaaaacttGCTGTGGAGCTTTCTGGACtaattgaagaaaaatgtaaactacTCGAAATATTTAGCCTTGTTGAAAAAGAGTATGAAGACTATGAAGTAGAGTCATCTTTAGAGGATGCCAGCTTTGAGAAGGCGGCAGCAGAAGCACGAAGTTTGGAGGCAACCTGTGAAAAGCTGAACAGGGCAAATTCTGAGCTTGAGCATGAAATACTCTGTCTagaaaaagagttaaaagaagagaaatctaaacatTCTGAACGAGATGAATTGATGGCAGATATTTCCAAAAGCATACAGTCGCTGGAATATGAGTCAAAATCCCTCAAATCACAAGTAGCTGAAGCCAAAATGACCTTCACGACATGTCAAATGAACGAAGAACGACTGAAGATAGCAACAAAAGATGCTTTGAATGAAAATTCTCAACTTCAACAAAGCCAGAAGCAGCTTTTGCAAGAAGGTGAAGTATGGAAAGAACAAGTGAGTGAacttaataaacagaaaataacatttgaagACTCCAAAGTACATGCAGAACAAGTTCTAAATGACAAAGCAAATCACATCAAGACTCTGACTGAACGCTTGCTAAAGATGAAAGATTGGGCTGGGAGGCTTGAAGAAGACATAACGGATGATGATAACTTAGAATCGGAAGATGGTGCTCACTTAGATGATCCTTCAAAAGGAGCTTTGAAGAAGCTGATCCATGTAGAGTTAAATGCTTCTTTAAAAAccttagaaagagaaagaaaccaaattTATATTCAGTTATCTGAAGTTGATAAAACAAAGGAAGAGCTTACAGAGCGTATTAAACATCTTCAGACTGAACAAGCATCTTTGCAGTCAGAAAACACACATTTTGAAAGTGAGAATCAGAAGCTTCAACAGAATCTTAAAGTAATGACTGAATTATATCAAGAAAACGAAATGAGCCTCTACAGGAAATTAATTGTAGAGGAAAAAAGGCGgt from Macaca fascicularis isolate 582-1 chromosome 4, T2T-MFA8v1.1 includes these protein-coding regions:
- the LOC102127739 gene encoding cTAGE family member 2-like; translated protein: MEEPGATPQPYLGPIPQLPHRVVAALTEGMRTDSHPYGFPWELVIHAAVVGFFAILLFLWRTFRSVRSRLYVRREKKLAVELSGLIEEKCKLLEIFSLVEKEYEDYEVESSLEDASFEKAAAEARSLEATCEKLNRANSELEHEILCLEKELKEEKSKHSERDELMADISKSIQSLEYESKSLKSQVAEAKMTFTTCQMNEERLKIATKDALNENSQLQQSQKQLLQEGEVWKEQVSELNKQKITFEDSKVHAEQVLNDKANHIKTLTERLLKMKDWAGRLEEDITDDDNLESEDGAHLDDPSKGALKKLIHVELNASLKTLERERNQIYIQLSEVDKTKEELTERIKHLQTEQASLQSENTHFESENQKLQQNLKVMTELYQENEMSLYRKLIVEEKRRLEKEEKLSKVDEMMSHATKELETYRQRAKDLKEFEKTIPFYQRKTISHEEKARHNWLAARAAERNLNNLRKENAHNRQKLAETEYKIKLLEKDPYALDVPNTAFGRERSPYGPSPLGRPSPETRAFLYPPTLLEGPLRLSPLPPREERRGSRGPGNPPDHQIANERGESSCERLTRPHRAPSDTGPLPSPWEQDRRMMFPPPGQSYPDSAPPPQREDRFYSNSARRSGPAELRSINMPSLDKMDGSMPSEMESSRNDAKDHPGNLNVPDSSLPTEKEATGPGFIRPPLAPIRGPLFPVDTRGPFMRRGPPFPPPPPGTRFGAPRDYFPPRYFPGPRHAPFATRNVYPPRGFPPYLPPRPGFLPQPPHSEG